In a single window of the Gossypium hirsutum isolate 1008001.06 chromosome D02, Gossypium_hirsutum_v2.1, whole genome shotgun sequence genome:
- the LOC107908014 gene encoding wall-associated receptor kinase 2-like: MATLALRILQLILFSCLLAAGASVASQALPGCKHECGNLSIPYPFGMTPGCNLNEDFLITYNTSVSPPRPQLLDGNLEVTNITLEGQVEILNYVAKDCYNHNGTNADWNFPQLRAAMFTISNDRNNFIDVGCDTKAQIWDEREHNNSTYFTGSMAYCEETDALHLNGSHSGVGCCQVSIPSGLKNLNMSVLSYYNHTRVWDFNPCSYAFVVDESKFSFSDKSFGELAHKEFLPMALDWK; this comes from the coding sequence ATGGCAACGCTGGCTCTGAGAATTTTACAATTGATACTTTTCAGCTGTTTGCTTGCAGCAGGAGCGTCGGTGGCTTCTCAAGCCTTGCCAGGTTGCAAACATGAGTGTGGAAACCTGAGCATTCCATATCCTTTCGGCATGACTCCAGGGTGTAACTTGAACGAGGACTTTCTAATCACTTACAATACGTCTGTCAGCCCCCCTCGACCACAATTGTTGGATGGTAACTTAGAAGTCACTAACATAACACTTGAAGGTCAGGTGGAAATCTTGAATTATGTAGCTAAGGATTGTTACAACCACAACGGAACAAATGCGGACTGGAATTTCCCTCAGCTTCGGGCGGCCATGTTTACCATCTCAAATGATAGAAACAATTTCATTGATGTTGGTTGCGACACAAAGGCTCAAATTTGGGATGAACGTGAGCATAACAACAGTACATATTTTACCGGCAGCATGGCATATTGCGAGGAAACGGACGCTCTCCACCTTAATGGTTCTCACTCAGGTGTAGGATGTTGCCAAGTCTCCATTCCTAGTGGACTTAAGAATCTTAACATGTCAGTATTAAGCTACTACAACCATACACGTGTATGGGACTTCAATCCTTGTAGCTACGCCTTTGTTGTAGACGAAAGCAAGTTCAGTTTTAGCGATAAAAGTTTTGGTGAGTTAGCGCATAAAGAATTTCTTCCCATGGCTCTAGATTGGAAATGA